One stretch of Nicotiana tabacum cultivar K326 chromosome 18, ASM71507v2, whole genome shotgun sequence DNA includes these proteins:
- the LOC142172428 gene encoding uncharacterized protein LOC142172428, with amino-acid sequence MVEDSELLDVICDGPFVSTNTSDDPAVKVPTTRKEFNDADHKAIEKNFQAKKILVCGIGPNEYNKISTCQSAKEIWEPLQTAHEGTTQVKQSKIDMLTTKYELFRMKDDESIQDMHTRFMSTINELHSMGEIISRNKLVKKILSVLPSS; translated from the coding sequence ATGGTTGAAGACTCAGAGCTCTTGGACGTCATCTGCGATGGACCCTTCGTCTCTACAAACACCAGTGATGACCCAGCAGTAAAAGTTCCCACAACAAGAAAAGAATTCAATGATGCTGATCACAAGGCCATAGAGAAGAACTTtcaagcaaagaaaattcttgtctGTGGTATTGGTCCTAAtgaatataacaagatttcaacATGCCAATCTGCTAAAGAGATCTGGGAACCTCTCCAAACAGCTCATGAAGGGACAACCCAAGTTAAGCAATCAAAGATTGACATGCTTACTACAAAATACGAGCTTTTCAGGATGAAAGACGATGAGTCCATCCAGGACATGCATACTCGGTTCATGTCCACTATCAATGAGCTTCATTCTATGGGAGAAATCATTTCAAGGAACAAACTTGTCAAGAAAATACTCAGTGTTTTACCTAGTTCCTAG